The genomic segment CTGAGGAACCCCCAGTTGGCCCTTGAGCCCTCCAAATGCCCCatgtgtccctgtcctccccATATACACCCTAATGGGAATAGGGtgtcctccctgctccccctttCTCCATTCCTCCTTCTGTCTCCCAGGGCCATCTGGCAGTGCCTCTGTGTCCGTCAGACATGCCACAGATGTGGACGTCAGGGTACCAGAGAGGATTCACTGTAGGGGACTTCAGCACATGGATCCACTCCAGAGGGCATTTGTGCTGGGCATTTGGATGGGAATAgtcttaaaacagaaatacagacttCTGAAAACCTGGATTATGCTTGTGATAGAAATATTGGGTTCTTGGGCTTGCAGACATTAAAACTAGGTACTGGGcaacatttcctttccctgggtGGACattgcagctggagctgcagagctgtcagtGATGGTGACAGTGCAGGGTGGGGGAGAAGGGCAGTAGCTTGACAGACTTGCTTTAGAGCTGCCTTAAGTTGGTTGAGAATCAATGGGACTGGTTGAGAAATACCAGGATGGATCCCTTGGCTGCCCCTGACTCCAGCAAGGGCCAACAGTGGAACAATGCCTGAAGCAAAGCTGGCCAAAAATCATGGTATCAAAGGGATCTCAGGGCaaaaagaggaggggaagcATCTCTGCTTGTTTGAGATCAGCAGATGGACAATgtctctccttctcccctgaAGGGAtgcctctggagcagctgcattGGAGCAGACCTGGGAATAGTTATGTATATATAACTGAGTCAATATATATTTACTGCTAATAGATCCCTGTTACTATCCCTTCTGTCATAATACATATTAACACTCCATAGCTAGTGCATTTATAACCAACAGTCCTGAATCTGCTTTCATGTTCCTTCCCCAAACCACACTATTTGTGAACCTGGATTGTGTAAGTTCCTATTCAACTGGGCCAGACCATGTTGGCAAATTGCACTGTGGGGAATCTGTGATCTCACAAGTTCCCACTGAACACAGCCAGGTTTATCTTGTCAGATATTGTATCAGATCTTCTACTTGTGTGCACTGCCTATCCCTGCCATTCTTTCAGAGTGCCTTACAACCAAACTACCTTTGCATGTttccaaattcccttttccctctgagtGCTTCTCTGGATCCCTTCTTACTCATTCTCTACACTTCCAAACACTCTCAGATGCACTCCATTCCTATCTAGCTGCTTTCATATCCTCTTCACTCCCCTTGTTGTGCTCTCTTAGAACCCCTCCATTGTTCTCCTTGCACAAACAGATAATCACCATTTCCCCCCTTGTATACTCTTGTGCCCTCCATTTCCCTCTGTGTGCACCCAGACCTCATCTGTTCCCCTCCCTGAGTACTCAGAACTTCTTTGGTCCTTTCAGCATCTCTTTAGGGCTGACTTTTCTACCCTGGGCAAGCTCACATCCCTCTTTTTCACAACAGGTGCCCTCAGATTCCCTCTGCTGACCTCCATCGATGCTCAGATCCCACTGTGGTTCTGTGGGTTCTATGGGTTTTACCATGATATCCCTCACCTCTGTTCATGCTCAATCCCCTCTGGTTTTCCTCCATGCGTGCTCAGATCCCCTCTGCACATGCTCACATCCCCATTGCTGCCCTCCATCCACCTGTTTTCACTCCATTCCTGGGCAGACACTTGttttcctctcatcctgcaTGGCCACTCTCCTAGTTCCCAGAGGCCACAACTGTCTCATCTGCCTTACAGAAACCTTTCCTCAGGCCCTTCAGCTGCTTCCTTACAGGTTAGGACTGTGTTCCACTGGGGAGTCAAAATACAGATCCCTCCACCACGACCCCCTGCCCGTGTTGTGTGTCCCAGCTGCTTCAAACACTGCCCCACAACAGCTCACCTCTCTGAGGATCTTGGAGCTGCTTTGCtgccaaagccaggctgggctggactggagCAGATTAAACAAGAGCCCCTCgacctggcagcagcagctgcagtggtgggaggcagggacagaccTGTGTTTGCTCTCCACCTGGCTGGTGACTGTGGCATTCGAGTGTTTACTGAGCAATACTCTTCAAAGTTTGCAAATatgctgctcccaggggaaaTTCCATCCAAGTCACTAAGCACTCACAGAAGAGACCATTCCAAGGATTCTTGCTGGcacaggaattattttctttgcaatcCAGAACCACAGGCACCTCCACCTCAGCTGGTGCTTTGTGCAGGAAACCAACCTGATCTCTTCCAGCAGAAAAGGGGGGTAGGACCCACTCAGCCCGCCCAGTGCAGAGGGCACTACAAATGCCTCAGTGCCAGcgggcactgcagagctctgcactcCAGAGGGCATTTCCACAGGGAGCAATGGGTGAGTACAGCCCGGGCACTGGGTGCTCCTTGCCAGCAATAGGGACAGCAaagctggggcagctcagcacGAGGGAGAggctccaggcactgctcctTGCACACTTCTGGCCAGCAGTGGCACCGGTGCCCTTGAGGGGCACTTGCCACCTCtctgagccccagctgctcatcccctgtcccctggctcaCCCAGCCcggtccctgctccaggcaccagcagTGAAACCTGGCTCAGGAAGCTGTTGGGTTCTTTGCTCTGCCCAAAACTACCCCATATTTGACTTGTCCTCAGCAGATCAAGGGGAAAAGAGCAGTTTGTGTACCCCTGTGGcaagctgtgcagggagcagctgctgcccagcatgCTCAATGCCTTCCTGCACCTCACAGGCTTGTGTGTACAGTGATGCTGGTGCCATGGAAAGGATGGTCAcctttattcttcttttcttcttgtcccTTTCTACCAGCTCAGTGTCTTCTGCTCCTTGCTTCCCTGCTCATCTTGGCTGCACCAGGCCATTCTGTGCACACACGAACTCTAAACACCTTCAAGAAATCTCCCTCCAACTCTTCATCGAGTGCTCTGAAGAGAACCAGTAGGTAACATCCTGTGGGCATCTGGTGTTGTGTGCACGTGttcagccagctctgggtgggGCAGGACTGTGCAGTGTCCCTAGCTCTGGCATTGCTCCAGATGGAGGATAGTGAAGGTGTGCCTAGctcaggctgcagtgctgtgtgtgtgtgtgtgtgtgtgtgtatgtgcactGTGCAGGCTGGGAAGGGGGGTTTTGTGCTTGAAGGGatcatttttccccattcccttaGTTATAGGCAGGGTCTAGGTCCTCTTCACCTTCCTCCCAGCATGACCCTGCTGTAGTGGCACAATCCCTTTTTCAGGAGACCCAAAGGAACCCACTGGTGCCCATATTCAATCTCTTGGACTGATATCAGCATAGCTCAGTCAGTCTGGGACCTTTCAATGGGGCTGACTCCTGTTGGTCTTCCATATGGGAAAGGAACTGAGGGTTGAGGCCAACCCACTCTCACCTACCTCcttgtgctgggagagctgcttaTCCCCCATGTGTTCTGGCCAGAGGAAACTCCCTCCCGCCCAAGGTCTTGTTCTGATGCCCAGGCTTTTGTTCTATCCCCCTTTGTCCTTCCCCAGCTTGGCCCAGGGACTGCAGTGAggtccctgctggcagctccagcgGTGTCTACATCATCCAGCCTGTGGGACTGCACCCCATAATGGTGTACTGCGAGCTGGGTGGGGCAGACAGGGGCTGGACTGTCATCCAGAGGAACCGGCAGGACACGGATATCACCTGGGCCGAGTCCTGGAGCACCTACAAACATGGTTTTGGGAATGTGCACTCTGAGTTCTGGCTGGGCACCGAGTACATCCACCAGATCACCAGGCAGAAGATCTACCAGGTCAGGTTTGTCATCTGGGATGCTGCAAACAACATGAGGTTCGCAGACTACAACCTGTTCAGCCTGGATGATGAGTCCCAGGGCTACCGGCTCAGGCTGGGAACgcactcagggacagcagaggatgCCATGGACTCAGACAATCCCAGGAAAGTGCACAACAATATGAAGTTCTCCACGAAGGATCGGGATCAGGACACTTACAGGGGGAACTGTGCCTCACGCTATGGGGGTGGCTGGTGGTACTCAGCCTGTTACTCTGTGCAGCTGAATGTCAAGGGGGGCCTGACATGGGGCAGCCTGTGCAAGGGGAACTGTAAAGCCTCAGCCATCCTCATCAAACCAACTGCATACCACTAGacctccttccccttctgtcCACATGGCCAGGCCAGTGCCCCATTTGATGATGAGGCCCTGGGGGTGAATAGGGTTGTTCTTCTATATCAGgaactgctttgttttcctcctgtcctgAAAAGTAGCAAAGctcctggctctggctctggcctTTCACCTGTGGTGGAGTTTGAGAGGGAATATTATTATAATGCATCTTTATAAATGCTGCAGTATCCAAGCATGTTGCTTCTGGAGAGAGCTCTGTGCCAGAAACGTAAAACCCCCCTGATCAGCATGGTCTTAtgttctttttgctttgtgGGTACAGATgtttttagcagaaaaatatCCATCATCACCAGCTAACATAACCTAAGCTATACTGAACCCAGGGCAGGCTATGTCCACAAgacatccctgctgctgtttgtgttcATCCTGCAGAATAAAATCACTTTCAGACCTGCACAGTGTCCTTCATTTATTTGGGAACGCCTTGCAACTGCTGCCCATTTCCTGCCAGAAGCACACCTCAGGCTTCTGTGCAGTAAGAAAAagttttcaaagtaaaaatttttcattcaaCTCAAGTGAGGAATTAGAGCCAAAACTTTCACTTAAAGAAGAGGGTTGCATTCCAAGGTGGGGATCTTCCAAAAAGGGAATGCAGCATCACACAGCCAACAGCAAGCAGAGGGTGCGAGGGAAGCATCAGGTCAGTTCAAGCCTGCCAGCCATGACCTGGAAAGCCAGGCCAACATCATCCTGCCTCATTAACCTTGGGGAtgctgggagggaactgggagaggggaaaggagcaACAGCACTGCAAGGCCACACAGCACTGTGTGGTTGGTCTGTCTTGGCCAGTGTGAGGGCTGAGACAGCCTGACATGTCAGGGACCCCAGAATTTCAAGATTCTGAATCAGCTTGGGTCTGTATGAAATTGCTCCAGTGCAGGGATAACTCTGTGCACTGGGCAGCTCAGCAGTGGACACGGTACCTGTGATGTGGTCCCCaatgctgagcagagggaggatgTTGGTCTAGCAGTGCTGAATAGAGCAGATGTCTCACTGGCTGCACTCATAGAttcatagaatattctgagttggaagggacccacaaggatcatggagTGCAACTGTTCTCTAGCAGAGACCCAGGAATGCAGCTCAGCATCACTCAGGGCTGGTTGCTGGTTGGAATGTTGTTTATCAGCAGACGTATCTCTTAGTCCAGAAGTGCTACTCTCCAGAAGCCTTTCTCAACCAGCAGCACCCTTGTacctccctcttcccagtgctGACCATTGCAGGTGCCTCCAAGGTGCCAAAGAATGCTGCTTGAGAACTCAACAGCTCCTCAGGAGAGATGCACTGCCACAGCTCTCCAGGGTGCCCTGGCACCTTGGTCACAGACCTTGGCTCCAGACTCCCATGTTTCTGAGCCACAAACCTTCCCTGAGCTCAGCTTTTCTTCCACAGAGtgaggagaggagctgtgggttCTTTCAAGCCCCAAGTTCAAACTTCCCGGCATCACAAGGGAACTTCATAGACACATTCCctgtctgcagcaggaatgATGGGATTGACTCACCCAATCACCCACACCCTCAGGGTGTCCCCTATCCACACTccagtttcttctctttcccagcACAGAGTAACCACCCAGCTGTGAACAGGGGCAAACCACGAGTGAGGGTTTTGCATGCTCAGGGCTTTGCTGGCCCTGTTGGCCAATTGTAGCCTTACAGCCACAGTCCAGTGTGCAGTGGCTGAACAAACCCTTGAAAGGAATATTGCCTAACACCCTTGCTTCCCACCAGGTGCCACCCTGAAGACTGGGCAGAGTGATCCCCCCACACCTGTGCGCAGGCAGACATGAGGCAGCACAGTCTGGCTCCAGGGTTTATTGCAGCTGATTCCTCCCACCATGGAtagcagagctgtggggtgtGCGGGgcccagggagggagcagggcctgGGCAAAGCAGGGTTCACCggctgcaggggaagggaacTGGCACCGtgccccctcccccagcacGGGAGCGGGTGCACCCACCCCAAAGCAGTGCCTGtgccccagtgccagccagcaTCACGGCACTGGACAAAGCTGCCCGTGTGCCCAGCGCTCCGGGCGTGGCTcctgagccccagagctgctgtgcttcGGCTGGTGAGGGAACAGGAGCTgcgggcagagcagagcactgggacTGACACGGGGATGGggcactgagctggggatgGTGGCACCCCCGGGTGGGGCTGGGCGAGGTCAGCACACATCTGTGGGTTTGACCAGGATGAGGGAGGCGGCGCAGTCACCGTTATCACAGAACCCTGGCCAGACGATGTAGTTCTTGGCATTGAGCAGGACGTTCTGGCACCTGTTGTACCACCACCCCCCGTAGCTCTTGGCGCAGTTCCCGCTGTACTGGTCCTGGTCCTTGTCGACCGTGCTGAACTTCATGTTGTCATGAATGCCCCCCTTCTTGGGGTGGTAGAGGGTCAGGTAATCATCCCCGTCCCCAGAATGGCGGCCCAGCCTCAGCGGGTACCCGCTGGCCTCGCTCTCCACTCTGAAGATGTCGTACTCGGCGAAGTGGGTGGCGTTGGCTTTGTCCCGCACCACGAAGCGCACCTTGTAGGTGCCCTGCTGCGTCAGCAGGTGCAGGTACTCGGTGCCCAGCCAGTAATCGCTGTGCACGTTCCCAAAGCCATACTTGTAGGTGGTCCAGGACTGCTTCCAGTTGAGCTCAGTGTCGTGAGAGTTTCTCTGGACCACGGTCCAGCCCTTGCCCTCGGTGTCCATGTCGCACCAGACCACGCGCGGGGGCGAGCGGGCCGGCTGGATCACGTACACGccgctggggctgcccctgtgCAGGCGGCTGCAGTCGGGGGGGAaccctgaggctgcagcagcaaacacagggtGGGGGGAGAGACAAGACATGAGTCTATCAGCACAACAGAGAGCTTCTGGAGATCAGTGAGGACTGGGGACAAAAATTAGTGGTTCTGTCTGTGGCTTTTCCATTGGCTCATCCTCAGTGAACCTGAAAGTGTTTGAGCCAGTGGCCTCTGAAAGAGCACCAGAACCTATTTCTCATTATTTGCTGTTTCATTTGGAACCTTCTAACGCATCTTGCCAAGGAAAGAAGGGTGAAAAAATCTGCCAATTATGTCCTCCAAGTTTGTCTGGCCCATATACCCTTGATatacagagctgcagctcttgcaGGGAGCAGAAGTATTCAAAATGCTCCACTGGATGAGGATATGTAGtgaaaatttgttttccctCGGGCTCATGGCATTGGATAAGAAGGCTTAGTTCTGCCTTGGTCTTATAGGGGTCTCTTCCCCCAGCTTGTTACAGTTTATCTGATCTCTCATGACTTATTAGCCAAACTAATTTACAATCTAATTTGTTTTCTTAGGAAAATCTCTCATTGTCTCTCATGGGAGACAATTTGCTGTGGGTAATTCCAATTCAACCCATGAAACTCTGGGGTCTTGCAGGTAGTGTAATCCTCCCTTAAAGGGAGGAAGGGGATGTTCCTGATCCAGCAAGAGCTAAACAAAAAGCCAGATAGCTAGGAGGATCTCTCCTAGACCTGAGCCTCACAAAGATGGCACAGCAATCCTTCCAAGGTGTGCTGTTCTGGCAAAGACCCGTTGGTTTAGCATGGACCCGCCAGGGGGGTGAAGATGATCTGGCAGCAGTCAGGCTGTAAAacccaggggctgtgtgtgtgaggagctcctgtgctgtgcagccctCTGAGTGTTTGCTCACCCTCCCTGACACGGAGCAGACCCTCGGTGCCCAGGCAGTGCCCCCGTGCCCGCTACTCACCGCTCCGGGGGCTGGCGCTGGGCTTGGCCGGGCCGGCgctggcacacagcagcagcattgccagcagggcgggcagcaggagcaggtcccgctggagccaggctgtcccagcctgcagtCCTGGGGAGGAAAGAGCCCATCACCACggctcctgctgcactgctcCCAGGCAGACAGGAGGAAATTTCCTGGCCCATCCAAACCCTGTgtgctggccagcagcagccccctaCACCCTGCACTCACTCAGCTCCTGGGGGAGATGTCATCGTGCCTGGGGCAGGATCCTGAGCAGCCAACATGCCTCATGCACTGCTCAAGTAGGGAAAGGACCAAGGTGAAGCTTAGGTGCCCACAGTACCTCCCTTGGCAGGATGTGGAACACGGGCAGGCACAGGCTGGCACCAAGCGGGTGTGTTGTTTGGTGCTTTGCTCTGgcacccctcctgctcccagggaaactcacagctgctgtcctgctcgTCATTCTCTGTGCCCTTGCATACTCACCCTGTGAGGTCTCATTTGAGCCCAGCACCACACAGAGTGAGGTGTACCTGAGCAGGGAACTCACCCATCACgacagcacagctgcacagggcaggaacCCAGGAACCCAGCAGGAACCACCCTGCCATGCCCAGCTGTCCATGCTGCCTTTATAGGCACTGCACACACCCATGTGTGCTCACACTCATCATTTCTAGAGGCACAAGGGGGCACTTGCAGATTGTGACTCGAGCAGTTTCCAGATCCCatgacagcacagctgagggGAGGGACACATGTCCTGCCAGCCAGAGAGGTACAGAATAACTCCCCCATGCTGAGAGATTTCAGTTATTGACTGTCCCTACATAAACACTACATGTGAATTGCACACTTGGAGCAAAATCTGGAGAGCCATGATCAAAGTGAAGTGGAGAGACCCAGCTTTTTAAGGATATACAGAAAGTAGCAAAGGAGGAGAGGGCTATGGGACCAGTCCCAAGCACAACCTTGGAAAGTTGAGGACAGGTTCTCAAGAGAGGTGCCTGCTCACTAACCCTTCACTGGCAGGGTTTGGAACAGTCATTGGGCTGGAGCCAGTGTCCCACAGGCAGAGCTCCAGTGTCCCCTGCACCCCATGCCTGCCCTGAGCAAGGGCTCAGTTAACAAACTGGTGTCCGTGGGACCCTTTGCCACTCTCCTTCCCAATCCCCTTCTTTGGCCTGCTGAGTCCCTGCAGATCCACCTTCAGTCCCAGAAATGTTGCCCAGGAGTTTTTCTGGATCAAAATTCTCTCCAGACAAATGTTTTGGGGGGGCTGTTCTTCCTGCCAGAGGCTCCAGGGAGCTCCCTAACCTTTTCAAGTCAAATTTAGGAAGATAAAGACATGGCCCTTCTGCCTTCTTCTTCTGTGTTGGTTTctgatcagattttttttcatggcacAGCTTCACACCTGCTGTTCACAGCAATCCAGGGTCAAGCAGAGGTTCCCACCAAACTTTCCATCCTGTGGAAATCAAGCAGTGCCACTTGCAGGCCTTGATGGACAGAGGCATCCAGACCTCTCCAAGACAATGGATCCCTGGTAAGGGATTCCTAGattgacaggacaagagaaaatagcctcaagttgcaccaggggagtTTTAGATTAGCTATGAGGAcacatttcttcatggaaaaggttgtcaagcactggaacaagctgtccagggcagtggtagagtcaccatccctggaaacattcagaaaacacgtggatgtgacacttgaggacatggtttgTTGGTGAACACAGTGATGCTGAGTTGACAGTTGGATTTACTGATCatagagatcttttccaaccttaatgattccatgattctgtgatcaaaCTCCATCTGAACCCTtcagtgtcacctctgccagCTTGGTGGGAGGCTGGGAGCCACGGGTGAGCTGAGGAGGGGATGTCTGTCCTGCCAGCTCCAAGCTCAGTGGAAAGGGCTGAGTGTGGGCTCCATGGTCAGCTGGATCCAGGATCCCTGATACAGAGACTcagggcagagggcagggcttGAAATATTCTGTGGCAGGGATGTGAGCAGTCCATCCAGGAAATAAACCATCCACAGAGTAAGTCTAAATCCATCCAGAAAAAGTGGACAGAGAGGAGACTGCAGTCCCCCAGTGTGCTCCCAGTGTGGCTCAGGTGAGGACTGCAGGTCTTGGGCTGAGTTTAAACTGACCTCAGGGGCCCAGGAGAAGGAGGGCCAGGACAGCTGTTAGCCCTGAAAGTGCAAATCCcccccagctgggctggctgtgtggGGCCAGCACTAAATgtgagggctggggaagggggtgTGCAGAGAATTGGAGACACAGGGTGTCCAAGACCTCTGGGTGCCTCTGGTTTGCCTCAGTGCCAAAACAGTGAAAACTTGAATGGGCTGTTTAGGGACATCTGGGTCAGTTGTGAATGTCAGGGAATGGAGGTCTCAtcacttttcttattttattttaattttttttccatctttgaaCACACTCaggctgattttttaaaatcaaatttccaTTCCTTCCCCTTGTGTCTGTTGGCTCTCATGACCCTGTGCACCTCCAAGGAGAGTCTCAGAATCAGAGGGTGATGGAGCAGTTTAGGCTGGGAGGGACTTCTGGAGGCCACCAGGTCCAAACCATGCTCAAGCAAGTCCTTGTCCAGTCAAGTCTTGAACACCTCTAAGAAGAGAAATGCCCCAGCCTCTCTCTGGGCACCTGTCCCAGTATTGGATCAAGCTCCTGTTAAAGCAAAGCTCTATTTATAACTTGAATTTCCACCTTCCAACTTAGATCTATTGTTTCTCATGCCACCATCATGCACCTCCTTCAAAAATCTGGCTCCATGTTCTCTGTGTCCTCCCATGAGTTGGTTGCTGTCAGCAGTGTGACCCCTTCTGtgcctgctcttctccaggtgGAGCAAGCCCAGCTCTCTCCAATTCTCCTGACATGCCCTGAGCTCCAGGACTCCAGCCAGCCTGGTGTCCTCCAGTGGCCTCCAGAGTTGCTCCATTCtgtttcttgcagtgagggATCCAAAGCCAGGCACAGTGCTCTGAGGAGCCTGACTCCACCTGCTCCTCACCCTTCCACAAGGCAGCTCTAGGCAGCCCCAAGATCCCATCTCAGCCTTGTCTCCTGCAGGCTGGACAATCCCATCTTTCTCAGCATCTCCACATATCCCCTGTACTCCTGGTGCTCTTAGCTGGAACCTTctggagctgaagctgctgctctgcacagaggaCCCCCACacagccctcctgccctccagctgcTGTCTCACCTGTGGAGGTGAATAACCCCTTCCCTCACCCTCATATTTTTGCAGATGCAGCCtggaatgcagcagcagcaaacagaaCTGTGGCTCTTCCAGCACTGAACATTGATCAAGGCTGGGTTgcacagggcttggagcagcagggTCTGTGGACAcctggaagatgtccctgcccatggcagagggatggaacaggaTGAGCTTTGAAGAAACCTTCCAACACAGACCTGTCCaggattctgtgtttctatgaaATACACTGAACAGGAGCTGGGTGTTTGGAGAAATCCTCTCTGTGACCTTCCCCTGCCTGCTTTGCTCATCCCAGTCTT from the Catharus ustulatus isolate bCatUst1 chromosome 22, bCatUst1.pri.v2, whole genome shotgun sequence genome contains:
- the LOC117006197 gene encoding fibrinogen-like protein 1-like protein, encoding MTFLGHLHRAQLPKTCSPHLSHTGSTLGDCSLLSCAVVMGLQAGTAWLQRDLLLLPALLAMLLLCASAGPAKPSASPRSASGFPPDCSRLHRGSPSGVYVIQPARSPPRVVWCDMDTEGKGWTVVQRNSHDTELNWKQSWTTYKYGFGNVHSDYWLGTEYLHLLTQQGTYKVRFVVRDKANATHFAEYDIFRVESEASGYPLRLGRHSGDGDDYLTLYHPKKGGIHDNMKFSTVDKDQDQYSGNCAKSYGGWWYNRCQNVLLNAKNYIVWPGFCDNGDCAASLILVKPTDVC
- the LOC117006105 gene encoding fibrinogen gamma chain-like produces the protein MTCLPEVHACLLCFGPPIQRARLCSYVTGAPVNHPRHKKCHEDLIEAAKPLASITVGSGQREELRDIVMDALHFIEEQKANKPLNESLQEAINTIWAKLSELGKVPACIPPCGFQPAARVFQCATCRFVDCQFALDCPVQDLWTYTDETIVLHCKVPFTIPTGLPVTWLFVPDLRTQDMTLFRKLNGNPEKPFSLTIEEPAPGTVACSLGEPSKPIVRKFFYLNAQCLLLLASLLILAAPGHSVHTRTLNTFKKSPSNSSSSALKRTTWPRDCSEVPAGSSSGVYIIQPVGLHPIMVYCELGGADRGWTVIQRNRQDTDITWAESWSTYKHGFGNVHSEFWLGTEYIHQITRQKIYQVRFVIWDAANNMRFADYNLFSLDDESQGYRLRLGTHSGTAEDAMDSDNPRKVHNNMKFSTKDRDQDTYRGNCASRYGGGWWYSACYSVQLNVKGGLTWGSLCKGNCKASAILIKPTAYH